The DNA sequence TTAGGCTTTGTCTATGCCTGGAAAAAGGGCGCTCTGAAGTGGCAGATGTAATAAAACTGCCCGAGCCCGTAATTATAGGTAATTTATCCGTAGAGGAAGCCCTTTACAGAAGAAGGTCTATAAGAGAATATTTAGACACTCCTCTAACTCTTGCTGAAGTTTCCCAGCTACTTTGGGCGTCCCAAGGTATAACAGACCAGGTTTACAACAAATACAGAACTGCTCCTTCTGCGGGAGCCCTTTATCCCTTGACCGTTTACCTAACTGCTGGTAGAGTGGAGGGTTTGAGGGAAGGGCTCTATAGATATAACCCTCATAGACACGAGATCATAGCCATAAGTTACGGTGATAAAAGAAGGGTAATCTACAACTATGCCCTTTTTCAGGACTCAATAGTTCAAGCACCAGCTGTTCTTATCTTTACCGCCGATTACAGCATCACGATGAGAAAGTATGGCGAAAGAGGAATAAGGTATGTGCTTACGGAGTTAGGTCATGCTTCTCAAAACGTATACCTACAGGCAACGGCCCTTGGGCTTGGCACCGTAGCAATAGGCGCATTTTATGACGAAGAATTAAAAGAAGCCCTTGGTTTACCGAATAACGAAGATGTTCTGTATCTAATGCCAGTGGGGAGGGCTAAAGCTTAAGAAAGCCACTTTTTTAACTCCTCCTCCAAAGCACAAGATCCACACCTGTTGCAAAAAACGCATCTATCTTTAGCATACTTTTTAGCTAAGCTAACCATGTTGTGTCCCACCAGCCTTGTAAAAACCAAAACCAAATCCGCTTTACACAAGGCAGAGTCTATGTTCTGCTGGGTCTCCTGATTTATAAACTTGATATCCACCCCATACTTTTTGGATAGCTCCCTAACCTTAGAAGCCATCCGATCATAACCACCTAATACTACAACCTTCATAGCTTACCTCCATAAGATTTAAACTGATATTCAGTTTCAATAATTATACTAAAGAAAAAAGCCCCACATTCATGATAAGGATCAGTTTTCCATTCTTGACAGTAGACTGTTTTAATATTAAAATCTAATCTCAAAATCTTTAATAGGAGGTGTGCTATGAGGTTGTTGCTGTCGTTAATTGCTGTGCTGCTGTTTGGGCTTTCTTATGCTCAGGAACTTGTGATCTACTCCGGGCGGGGCGAAAGGCTAATAAAGCCAGTGCTGGATGAATTTACCAAGCAGACCGGTATTAAAGTGGTGCTTCACTCTGGGGGCACGGTGGAGCTCTTTAACAAGCTAATAGCGGAAGGGGACAGAACGCCTGCGGACGTGTTTATAACCGTGGATGCGGGAACCTTAGAAAGGGCAAGGATCGCGGGGCTTTTGGAGCCTATAAAGTCAGAGGTAGTGGAGAAAAACATTCCAAAGGAGTTTAGAGCACCTGATAACTCTTGGGTAGGCCTTTCCTTGAGGTTTAGAGTGATTGCCTACAATCCGCAAAAGGTAAAACCAAGTGAAATAAAAACCTTTGACGACCTTACTAATCCCAAGTGGAGAGGTAGGGTGGGCATACGCACAGGAAGCAACGTCTATCCTCAGTCTCAGATCGCTATGATGATCGCCGAAAGGGGAGAAAAAGAAACTGAAAAGTTTCTTAGGGCCCTTCTTGCCAATGTGGGGGATAAAATATACCCTTCCGATGCAAGGATAGTGGAAGCGGTGGCAAAGGGCGAGATAGACGTAGGTATAGTTAATCATTACTACGTGTATAAACACTTGGAAGCTAACCCGCAGGACAGGAAGACCCTTAGCTTTGTAGTGCCACTCAACACCCACTACAACGTCTCTGGAGCGGGTATCCTAAAAACGAGCAAGAAGAAGGATTTGGCACTGAAGTTGATAGAGTTTTTGGCTTCTGAGGAAGGACAAAAGCTCTTTGTGGAGGAAAACTGGGAGTATCCCGTAGCTCCAAAGGTTTCCATACGCCAGGGTATGCTCCCGAGGGATAAATTTACTCTCAGCAAGGTGTCTCTGTCTGTGATGGGAAGATACATGGTTCCAGCGGTGGACTTAATTGACAAAGTGGGATACAGATGATCTACGCCTTAGCCTTTGGGGTGGCGGCCATCCCTGCCATCCCCATCCTTTTTACTATTTACAGTGCCCTCAGCGCAGACCCAGAGCTTTGGATAAGACTTTACCAAACCAGGCTCAGCGTGATCTTGCCCAACACTCTAAAGCTCGCACTATCTGTGGGGATCCTTTGTCTCCTTTTTGGTGTATCTTCCGCATGGCTGGTAAGCAGATACAAGTTCTTTGGGAAAAGGCTTTGGGAAGTGCTTTTGATATTGCCCTTTGCCATACCGGGTTACATCATGGCTTATGCCTATGCGAGCTTTTTTGCCCCCGGCGGACCAGCCCAAAGCCTTTGGGAAAAATTCTTTGACCTTCCTATGCCCTCTTTATACTCCTTTTGGGGAGTGTCTTTGGTGTTAAGCCTTGTAAATTACCCTTACGTCTATCTTTTGGCGAGGGCGAGTTTTCTTAGCAGTAGTCAAACCTACCACGATGTAGCCAAGTCTTTGGGAGCCTCTGCCTTCAGAAGGTTTATCAGCATAGACCTTAAACTTGCCTACCCGAGCATCGTAGCAGGGCTTTTGTTGGCTCTGATGGAGGTTATGGCAGACTTTGGAACGGTTGCCCTTTTGAGGTATCCCACTTTTACCGAAGCCATATACAGACAGATAACGGGAAGGTTTGATACTATGGGTGGGGCAGCCCTTGCCTCTGTCCTTTTGTTCCTTAGCTTTATGCTTTTTAACCTTGAGAAGCACTTTAGGGGCAAAAGGTCCTTTGAACAGGTGGGGGTAAGTTTTAGACCTTTGGAACCTAAACCTTTGGGTCCTGTGGGGAGCATTATAATCAACGCAGGGCTTTTGATTTTTATGCTCGCAGCCTTTTTCGTGCCCGTTGGAATTATACTGGATATGGCTCTGGAGGGTATTATAAGCAAAGGTTGGGACAACAGACTTTTGAAGTTTGCCTTAAACAGCCTTTTGGTTTCTGCTTTGGGTGCCTCTTTTGCAACTTTGCTTGTTTTTGTTCCTGCCTACCTTAGCGCAAGGCATCCAAATTTGGTAAGCAAGCTTATATATTATCTTTCCTCCCTGGGCTATAGCTTGCCTGGACCAGTGGTAGCTGTTGGTCTCCTTCTTGTTTCTACCACATACTTAAACTGGCTCTACGGTAGTTTAATGCTACTTATATTGGCCTATGTGGTAAGGTTTATGCCCATTTCCTTACAGTCCCAACACTCGGCTATAGTTAGTCTTTCTCCATCTTTGGAGCAGGCTTCAAGAACTTTGGGAAAAGGCCTTTGGGCTACCTTCAGGAATATAACCATTCCAAACATAAAGGGTGGCATAATAGTGGGATGGATTATAGTCTTTGTGGATTGTATGAAGGAGCTACCTGCTACTATGATGCTAAGGCCCTTGGGCTTTGACACTTTGGCAATAAGAGTTTGGGTGGAAGCCTCCGAGTCCCTTTGGGAAATGGCTTCCATTCCCGCCCTGATGATCGTAATTACTGGACTGATCCCTCTTGTGATCGTAATGAGAGAGTTTGGTAGGGGTAAAGATGTGGAAGTGGGATAATTCTGAAGTTCACTTAGAGTTGGAGGGTGTAAGAAAGACCTTTGGGAGTGTATCTGCGGTTAAGGGGATAAGCCTGAAGATATACAAAGGGGAGTTTTTCTCCCTCCTTGGACCCTCTGGTTCTGGTAAATCTACCATTCTAAGGCTTATAGCGGGCTTGGAAAGGCCGGACGAGGGAACTATAAGGATAGA is a window from the Thermocrinis sp. genome containing:
- a CDS encoding SagB/ThcOx family dehydrogenase, translating into MADVIKLPEPVIIGNLSVEEALYRRRSIREYLDTPLTLAEVSQLLWASQGITDQVYNKYRTAPSAGALYPLTVYLTAGRVEGLREGLYRYNPHRHEIIAISYGDKRRVIYNYALFQDSIVQAPAVLIFTADYSITMRKYGERGIRYVLTELGHASQNVYLQATALGLGTVAIGAFYDEELKEALGLPNNEDVLYLMPVGRAKA
- a CDS encoding iron ABC transporter permease, whose translation is MIYALAFGVAAIPAIPILFTIYSALSADPELWIRLYQTRLSVILPNTLKLALSVGILCLLFGVSSAWLVSRYKFFGKRLWEVLLILPFAIPGYIMAYAYASFFAPGGPAQSLWEKFFDLPMPSLYSFWGVSLVLSLVNYPYVYLLARASFLSSSQTYHDVAKSLGASAFRRFISIDLKLAYPSIVAGLLLALMEVMADFGTVALLRYPTFTEAIYRQITGRFDTMGGAALASVLLFLSFMLFNLEKHFRGKRSFEQVGVSFRPLEPKPLGPVGSIIINAGLLIFMLAAFFVPVGIILDMALEGIISKGWDNRLLKFALNSLLVSALGASFATLLVFVPAYLSARHPNLVSKLIYYLSSLGYSLPGPVVAVGLLLVSTTYLNWLYGSLMLLILAYVVRFMPISLQSQHSAIVSLSPSLEQASRTLGKGLWATFRNITIPNIKGGIIVGWIIVFVDCMKELPATMMLRPLGFDTLAIRVWVEASESLWEMASIPALMIVITGLIPLVIVMREFGRGKDVEVG
- a CDS encoding extracellular solute-binding protein; the protein is MRLLLSLIAVLLFGLSYAQELVIYSGRGERLIKPVLDEFTKQTGIKVVLHSGGTVELFNKLIAEGDRTPADVFITVDAGTLERARIAGLLEPIKSEVVEKNIPKEFRAPDNSWVGLSLRFRVIAYNPQKVKPSEIKTFDDLTNPKWRGRVGIRTGSNVYPQSQIAMMIAERGEKETEKFLRALLANVGDKIYPSDARIVEAVAKGEIDVGIVNHYYVYKHLEANPQDRKTLSFVVPLNTHYNVSGAGILKTSKKKDLALKLIEFLASEEGQKLFVEENWEYPVAPKVSIRQGMLPRDKFTLSKVSLSVMGRYMVPAVDLIDKVGYR
- a CDS encoding DUF2325 domain-containing protein → MKVVVLGGYDRMASKVRELSKKYGVDIKFINQETQQNIDSALCKADLVLVFTRLVGHNMVSLAKKYAKDRCVFCNRCGSCALEEELKKWLS